The genomic region GTGACGAGGCGGATGGCTCTTCCGAATTATGTGTGCCTGTAAGTTCCTGAAGGTTACGTATAGTTTATTTATTATCTCCACCGTCGGCCTTCCTCAGCTCCAATCTCGCTTTGGCCAGATTTCCTTCTTCGAAGTCTCAATATCTCAATACGCCTCTGTGGGGACGAATGACTGTCTCAGCAGCCTTGTATCCGTTTCTAACTTATTATGACGAAGAAGTCTAGTACAGGCTATGCAGTAAATGGCTTTTTCCTGCCTTTTTCTGGGcctttccatttccttttcatATTGCAATAAAGTGACGAGGGCCCGTAACCTATCGACGACGGTCTCtatcatctctttccctATACCTCTCATTCTCACGTTCCCTGCTTCTCTCGCGATATCGTTCTCTATCCCCGTTCCTTTCCCTGTCTCTTCTATTTCTGTCCCTGTCACGACGGTCACgatcatcctcctccctATCTCTATCCCTCCGCGGGGACCGATCCCTATCCCGatctctttcccttcttggCGATCTCTCCCTATCCCTTCTTGATCCTCCAGACGAAGGCGCGGATCCATCATCGAATACTAGACCATAACCCTCTGTACCTCTTACGTCTCTTGAGGAAGACATGGGCACTGCGGGAGGAGGCGGTCTGCGGCTGTCTGGGGCGTCGCGGCCACGGCTACTGCGATATCTATCATCGTTTCTGTGGCCCCTCTCTCTACCGGGGTCTGGACCGGATTGGCGACTGGACCATCCAGAGTCCCTTTCCCTATCCCTATCCCTATCCCTATCGCCATCTCGTCGGCCGCCATAGTTCCCGCCTCTACCGCCTCGGCCGCCACGCCCACCACGCCCCGTAGGATTGGACGACGAGAGCATACTCCTGTTCATCTTTGCTACGGACTGTGAGAAATCGACCCATATTCGGCGATCGTCCACAAGGACGTTTTGCATTTTGAAGTATGCCTAGATAAAGAGAAAATTAGTGATTTTGGTTAAGGGTAAAGATGAGTAAGAAGACAAACCGTACCTGTTCAGCTGCTTCACGCTCATCAAATTCGATAAAAGCATACTGCAAACTATCCCCAGACTTCTTATCTCTGACCACTTCGCAGCTCAAAatcttgccaaacctcGAAAAGATCAGTTCAAGATCCTCATCTTGCGTGACTGGGTTGAGTTTGCAGACGAATAAGATGTTTTCCGGAGGTCTTACAGCCGCAAAGGGTAAGTCACCAATCATCTCCAACGTAAGCGCCGAGGATGCAGCTTCGGTGCGACGACGCAATTCctcggcttcttcctcggGAATGACAGCGTTAGGGTCTTCCGTATCAGCGATGCGCACTTTGGAAAGGTCATCTGGGGGACGAAGAGGGGATTGGGGAATGGGCATAAAATTGTCGGGATCGGGGAAGGGGTCT from Cryptococcus decagattii chromosome 3, complete sequence harbors:
- a CDS encoding peptidyl-prolyl cis-trans isomerase-like 4 translates to MSVMLETSLGDLIIDLEVDKCPRTCENFIKLCKLKYYALNAFFNVSKNFIAQSGDPTATGTGGESLASYVYSQSPSGSRPPRYFTPEILNSLKHTHKGTLSMAVAPIDPPGCGSQFFITLADNIDYLDGKHAVFGHVIEGLDTLDKINDAFTDKEGRPLQNIRIRHVEILEDPFPDPDNFMPIPQSPLRPPDDLSKVRIADTEDPNAVIPEEEAEELRRRTEAASSALTLEMIGDLPFAAVRPPENILFVCKLNPVTQDEDLELIFSRFGKILSCEVVRDKKSGDSLQYAFIEFDEREAAEQAYFKMQNVLVDDRRIWVDFSQSVAKMNRSMLSSSNPTGRGGRGGRGGRGGNYGGRRDGDRDRDRDRERDSGWSSRQSGPDPGRERGHRNDDRYRSSRGRDAPDSRRPPPPAVPMSSSRDVRGTEGYGLVFDDGSAPSSGGSRRDRERSPRRERDRDRDRSPRRDRDREEDDRDRRDRDRNRRDRERNGDRERYRERSRERENERYRERDDRDRRR